The following proteins are co-located in the Lacticaseibacillus paracasei subsp. paracasei genome:
- the pcrA gene encoding DNA helicase PcrA: MVMDAALKGMNDKQSEAVLATEGPVLIMAGAGSGKTRVLTHRIAYLVEEKHVNPWNILAITFTNKAAREMRERVGKLVDAEIARDIWVSTFHALCVRILRRDIDKLGYNRAFTIADPAEQLTLVKHILADFNLDPKRYDPKSILGAISSAKNELVDPQTYANEQANSPFTKVVAQVYAEYQKRLRSDQALDFDDLIMQTIVLFEKDKETLAFYQRKFRYIHVDEYQDTNEAQYQLVHMLAEGYHNLCVVGDADQSIYGWRGANMQNILDFKKDYPKAQVVLLEQNYRSTKTILSAANDVIQNNQNRQAKTLWTENREGDKITYYRAQSETDEAIFVIRRIEAEIADNHRKYSDFAILYRTNAQSRAIEEAFVKSNIPYKMVGGHKFYDRKEIRDALAYFRLVVNPEDDMSFNRIVNEPKRGIGNTSVEKLEAIANEHDWSLLEAAANAELSPIAGKARGQLAKFGKMIQQLGTRRKDLNVTEMMQAILEDSGYLSTLRAAHNLEADTRIENLEELLSVTQGFDSRYQPENEDSDIFVDFLAELALLSDQDDVEEDAQEVTLMTLHAAKGLEFPVVFLVGMEEGLFPLSRASMDESELEEERRLAYVGITRAKQKLYLSNAYGRMLYGQRQNNPASRFIEEINPDLLEVIGTTQPKSDIPFINRTDRAFSSPYSRHADQKTATPVTVQAAPTTGAGKTSWEAGDKVKHRKWGTGTVVKVTGTGDDQELDIAFKDNGIKRLLAAFAPIVKVAS; this comes from the coding sequence ATGGTAATGGATGCCGCATTAAAGGGTATGAATGATAAGCAATCTGAGGCGGTGTTGGCGACTGAAGGGCCAGTGCTGATTATGGCTGGTGCCGGTTCAGGCAAGACACGGGTATTGACTCATCGGATTGCTTATTTAGTTGAAGAAAAGCACGTCAATCCATGGAACATCCTTGCCATCACGTTTACAAATAAGGCCGCCCGTGAGATGCGCGAGCGGGTCGGCAAGTTGGTTGATGCTGAGATTGCGCGCGATATTTGGGTATCAACGTTCCATGCGCTCTGTGTCCGAATTTTACGACGCGACATTGACAAGCTGGGCTATAACCGTGCCTTTACGATTGCTGATCCTGCTGAGCAACTGACGCTAGTGAAGCATATTTTGGCTGATTTCAATCTTGATCCAAAGCGCTACGATCCTAAATCCATTTTAGGTGCTATTTCGAGCGCTAAAAATGAACTCGTGGATCCACAAACTTATGCCAATGAGCAGGCTAACAGTCCTTTCACCAAAGTTGTGGCGCAGGTTTATGCGGAATATCAAAAGCGTCTGCGCAGTGATCAGGCATTGGACTTTGATGATCTCATCATGCAGACCATCGTGCTTTTTGAAAAAGACAAAGAAACACTGGCATTCTACCAGCGTAAGTTCCGCTACATTCATGTTGACGAATATCAGGACACTAACGAAGCACAATACCAGCTCGTGCATATGTTGGCAGAAGGCTACCATAATTTATGTGTGGTTGGTGATGCCGACCAGAGTATTTATGGCTGGCGTGGTGCCAATATGCAGAATATTTTGGATTTCAAAAAAGACTATCCAAAGGCGCAAGTCGTTTTGCTTGAGCAGAATTATCGGTCAACTAAAACTATTTTGAGTGCGGCCAATGATGTGATTCAGAACAACCAGAATCGCCAAGCCAAAACGTTATGGACGGAAAATCGCGAAGGCGACAAGATTACCTATTACCGCGCTCAAAGCGAAACTGATGAAGCTATTTTTGTCATTCGCCGAATTGAAGCAGAGATCGCTGATAATCATCGCAAATATAGTGATTTTGCGATTCTGTACCGAACCAATGCCCAGTCGCGGGCGATTGAAGAAGCGTTTGTGAAGTCCAATATTCCATATAAAATGGTTGGCGGGCATAAGTTCTATGATCGCAAGGAAATTCGCGATGCGCTAGCGTATTTCCGGTTAGTGGTCAATCCGGAAGACGATATGAGTTTTAATCGAATTGTCAATGAACCAAAACGCGGTATTGGCAACACAAGCGTTGAAAAGTTAGAGGCCATTGCCAATGAGCATGACTGGTCCTTGCTGGAAGCAGCGGCGAATGCTGAACTCAGTCCGATTGCTGGTAAAGCTCGCGGACAGTTAGCTAAGTTCGGTAAAATGATCCAGCAGCTGGGTACACGGCGAAAAGATCTAAACGTGACCGAGATGATGCAGGCAATTCTTGAGGATAGTGGCTATTTATCAACACTGCGAGCGGCCCACAATCTGGAAGCCGATACCCGCATCGAAAACTTAGAAGAATTGCTTTCGGTGACCCAAGGATTCGATTCCCGGTATCAGCCGGAAAATGAAGACAGCGACATTTTCGTTGATTTTCTGGCTGAATTGGCGCTGTTATCGGATCAGGATGACGTTGAAGAAGATGCACAAGAAGTTACCTTGATGACCTTGCACGCTGCTAAAGGACTGGAATTTCCGGTTGTCTTTTTAGTGGGGATGGAAGAAGGACTCTTTCCATTGAGTCGGGCTTCCATGGATGAAAGCGAGCTCGAAGAGGAACGGCGCTTAGCTTATGTCGGCATTACCCGCGCCAAACAGAAGCTGTATCTGTCCAATGCCTATGGCCGGATGCTGTATGGTCAACGGCAAAACAATCCTGCTAGCCGTTTCATTGAAGAAATTAATCCTGACTTGTTGGAAGTCATTGGCACTACCCAGCCAAAAAGTGACATTCCATTTATTAATCGTACTGACCGCGCATTCAGCTCCCCGTATAGCCGGCACGCTGATCAAAAAACAGCAACACCCGTTACTGTGCAAGCCGCGCCAACAACAGGTGCAGGCAAAACCAGTTGGGAAGCTGGCGACAAGGTGAAGCATCGCAAGTGGGGGACTGGTACCGTGGTGAAAGTCACCGGTACCGGCGATGATCAAGAACTCGATATTGCTTTTAAAGACAACGGCATCAAACGACTGCTAGCTGCCTTTGCTCCGATTGTCAAAGTGGCATCATAA
- the ligA gene encoding NAD-dependent DNA ligase LigA, producing MLAKPAAQFTLEEAQAEVEKLRKQLNQWRLEYYTKDAPTVTDNVYDDHYRDLQALEAAYPKLVTPDSPTQEVGDVINSDFAKVQHPIPMLSMGDVFSFEELSEWDARMQSNVGHPVDYNVELKIDGLALSLIYENGKLVQGSTRGDGNVGEDVTRNVLTIASVPKQLKQPLSLEVRGECYMPKAAFAKLNARQETEGGTPFANPRNAAAGSLRQLDAKVTAARELDTFIYTLIEPEQFNVTTQHEAIAFMQALGFTTNPSSEVAGDMQAIDTYIKKYTTDRDALPYGIDGIVLKVNDLALQAQLGNTVKVPRWEIAYKFPPEEAETVIHDIVWTVGRTGVVTPTAVMDPVQLAGTTVARATLHNADMIRDKDIRIGDTVMLHKAGDIIPEVSRVLVAKRPADTPPAPIPEACPSCGQKLVHLDDEVALRCINPMCPAQVQEQLTHFASRNAMNIDGLGPKIVAQLQAKHLVKDVADLYHLTAADLAKLDKFKEKSINNLLSAINNSRQNSVERLIFGLGIRHVGGKAARILAEHFGDLDHLMTASQEAIADVPNIGPTIAEAIVTYFKAATVQKLITQLREADVNLRYTGPTKPVVKDSFVAGKTVVITGKFAEFSRPALTKQLEGLGAKVTGSVSKKTDLLIAGDAAGSKLAKAQSLNVPIMNETELLANLKD from the coding sequence GTGTTAGCAAAACCAGCTGCACAATTCACACTTGAAGAAGCTCAGGCGGAAGTCGAAAAGCTTCGGAAGCAACTGAATCAATGGCGTCTTGAGTATTACACCAAAGATGCGCCAACTGTGACCGATAACGTCTATGACGATCATTATCGCGATTTACAGGCACTCGAGGCGGCTTATCCCAAGCTAGTCACGCCTGATTCGCCAACTCAAGAAGTCGGCGATGTCATTAATTCGGACTTTGCCAAGGTGCAACACCCAATTCCGATGTTGTCGATGGGCGATGTTTTTTCGTTCGAAGAGCTGAGTGAATGGGATGCTCGCATGCAAAGCAATGTCGGCCATCCGGTGGATTACAATGTTGAGTTGAAAATCGACGGGTTGGCTTTATCTCTGATTTATGAAAACGGCAAACTCGTTCAAGGCTCAACACGTGGTGATGGTAATGTCGGTGAAGATGTGACCAGAAATGTGTTGACCATTGCGTCAGTTCCCAAGCAGTTAAAGCAGCCACTTTCACTCGAGGTACGGGGTGAATGTTATATGCCTAAGGCGGCGTTTGCCAAGCTGAATGCGCGGCAGGAAACTGAGGGCGGCACGCCTTTTGCCAATCCACGTAACGCGGCAGCTGGATCACTCCGACAGTTAGATGCCAAAGTCACCGCTGCTCGAGAGCTGGATACCTTCATTTATACGTTAATTGAACCAGAGCAGTTTAACGTGACCACGCAGCATGAGGCGATTGCGTTTATGCAGGCACTTGGATTTACAACAAATCCAAGTTCAGAAGTGGCTGGTGACATGCAGGCGATTGACACCTACATTAAGAAGTACACCACCGACCGTGATGCGTTGCCTTATGGAATTGATGGGATCGTTTTGAAAGTGAACGATTTGGCGCTGCAAGCGCAACTAGGTAACACCGTTAAAGTGCCACGCTGGGAAATTGCCTACAAATTCCCACCTGAAGAAGCAGAGACCGTCATTCATGACATTGTCTGGACAGTTGGTCGAACCGGTGTGGTCACGCCGACTGCCGTGATGGACCCGGTTCAGCTTGCTGGAACCACAGTGGCACGGGCCACGTTGCACAACGCGGATATGATTCGTGATAAAGATATTCGCATCGGCGACACCGTCATGTTGCACAAAGCAGGCGACATTATTCCTGAAGTTTCGCGGGTACTGGTTGCTAAACGTCCAGCGGATACGCCACCGGCGCCGATTCCAGAGGCCTGCCCGTCATGTGGCCAAAAACTGGTCCATCTCGACGATGAAGTAGCTTTGCGTTGCATCAACCCGATGTGTCCGGCACAGGTCCAAGAGCAGCTCACCCATTTTGCGTCTCGCAACGCGATGAATATCGATGGCTTAGGCCCGAAGATTGTGGCACAGTTGCAGGCCAAACATCTGGTAAAAGATGTCGCTGATTTGTATCACCTCACAGCTGCGGATCTGGCGAAATTAGATAAGTTTAAAGAAAAATCAATTAATAATTTGTTAAGTGCGATCAACAACAGTCGGCAAAACTCGGTAGAACGCTTAATCTTTGGGTTGGGCATTCGGCACGTTGGCGGTAAAGCCGCCCGAATTCTGGCCGAACATTTCGGCGATTTGGATCATCTGATGACCGCCAGTCAAGAGGCGATCGCAGATGTGCCAAACATCGGGCCGACCATTGCGGAAGCGATCGTGACGTATTTTAAAGCCGCAACGGTTCAAAAGTTGATCACTCAGTTGCGCGAAGCTGATGTTAACCTGCGTTACACCGGACCGACCAAACCAGTGGTCAAAGATAGTTTTGTTGCAGGTAAAACCGTTGTGATTACCGGTAAGTTTGCCGAGTTTTCGCGGCCAGCACTCACGAAGCAGCTAGAAGGATTAGGAGCCAAGGTCACAGGTTCAGTTTCAAAGAAAACGGACCTCCTGATCGCTGGCGACGCGGCTGGCAGTAAGTTGGCAAAGGCACAAAGCTTGAATGTCCCAATCATGAATGAGACGGAATTGCTGGCGAATTTGAAGGATTGA
- a CDS encoding CamS family sex pheromone protein: MKKFLTLTLLAGAAVLLAACGKLNFDSGSSSTSGTKTGSYQTTGTVDNSMYQGVIKNGRYQTSSARGLTLQQNDQGENNFNIKSMESGLENLAKAQFPTDKYSFEEGQLLSTATAKSWLKREAKDNKDGLNPVDNGKTDPDTRNPIYLQQILEQDFMVQDGNSMKLGGIAIALGMNKVDYYTKTEYGAQYQTEISDEAIKKQGEAIAAKVVARLRAMSKVPNNIPIIVGIYKNAEQDSLVGGVYTEQTTSKTGTNLGDWKKLDQQNEVLPVVSDHKAINSTVANDFSNFTNQVKGFFPTLAGITAQAHYEGGNLAGINITVNTQFYGLTEIQSFTQYISTAASKYLPSGVPIEITIQSTQGMQAFVSRSSGDKGFYTHVFGSY, encoded by the coding sequence ATGAAGAAATTTTTAACGTTAACTTTGCTGGCTGGGGCTGCGGTGTTGTTAGCAGCCTGTGGCAAGTTGAATTTTGACAGTGGCAGCAGCAGTACTAGTGGCACAAAAACCGGTAGTTACCAAACCACCGGCACGGTTGATAATAGTATGTATCAAGGCGTTATCAAAAACGGACGTTATCAGACGAGCAGCGCCCGTGGTTTGACGCTGCAGCAGAATGATCAAGGCGAGAACAACTTCAATATTAAAAGTATGGAAAGTGGTCTCGAAAACCTAGCCAAAGCACAGTTTCCAACTGACAAATATAGTTTTGAAGAAGGTCAGTTGTTAAGTACGGCAACCGCTAAAAGTTGGCTGAAACGTGAAGCCAAGGACAACAAAGACGGACTTAATCCGGTTGATAATGGCAAAACTGATCCTGATACCCGCAATCCGATTTATTTGCAGCAGATTTTAGAGCAGGATTTTATGGTGCAAGACGGTAATAGTATGAAGCTGGGCGGAATCGCAATTGCGCTTGGGATGAATAAGGTTGATTACTATACAAAGACGGAATACGGTGCCCAGTATCAAACCGAAATTTCCGATGAGGCGATCAAGAAACAAGGTGAAGCAATCGCTGCCAAGGTCGTCGCTCGTTTACGCGCCATGAGTAAAGTGCCGAATAATATTCCGATCATTGTCGGTATCTACAAGAATGCTGAACAAGATAGCCTCGTTGGCGGTGTTTATACCGAGCAGACAACCAGTAAAACCGGCACCAATTTAGGCGATTGGAAGAAGCTTGATCAACAGAATGAAGTGCTGCCAGTGGTGAGCGATCATAAGGCGATTAACAGTACCGTGGCCAATGACTTTTCGAATTTTACGAACCAAGTGAAGGGCTTCTTCCCGACTTTAGCTGGGATTACGGCACAGGCTCATTATGAAGGTGGTAATCTAGCCGGCATTAACATTACGGTTAACACACAGTTTTATGGGTTGACCGAAATTCAGAGCTTTACGCAATATATTTCAACGGCGGCTAGCAAGTATTTACCTTCTGGCGTGCCGATTGAGATCACGATTCAGAGCACGCAAGGCATGCAGGCCTTTGTATCGCGAAGTTCTGGCGACAAAGGCTTTTATACCCATGTATTCGGGAGTTATTAG
- the gatC gene encoding Asp-tRNA(Asn)/Glu-tRNA(Gln) amidotransferase subunit GatC, producing the protein MISKDSVAHVAGLAKLQFSETELEKYTSQLSEILDMVEQLESVPTQDVPVTTQSIHLENVMRADVAKPGEPVADLLKNVPTKKGTLIQVPAIIDKEED; encoded by the coding sequence ATGATTTCTAAAGACAGTGTTGCGCATGTGGCAGGATTGGCCAAGTTGCAATTTTCTGAAACGGAACTGGAGAAATACACCAGCCAGCTCTCCGAGATTCTCGATATGGTTGAACAACTAGAAAGTGTTCCGACGCAAGATGTGCCGGTAACTACTCAGAGTATTCATCTGGAAAATGTGATGCGAGCGGATGTCGCTAAGCCAGGCGAACCGGTAGCGGACTTGTTGAAAAATGTGCCAACCAAGAAGGGCACTTTGATCCAAGTTCCAGCGATCATCGATAAAGAGGAGGACTAG
- the gatA gene encoding Asp-tRNA(Asn)/Glu-tRNA(Gln) amidotransferase subunit GatA: MDYFKTSIDQLHEQLRSGKVTSSQLVDETLAGINQLDAEVDAFLALNADGAKEKAAAVDAAGIADDQPLAGVPIAIKDNIVTKGVVTTAASKMLANFNPIYDATVMQKLDAAGAINVGKTNMDEFAMGSSTENSAFKTTKNAWDHTRVPGGSSGGSAAAVAAGEVIAALGSDTGGSIRQPAAFNGIVGVKPTYGRVSRWGLIAFSSSLDQIGTLTRHVKDAAQLLNVIAGHDERDSTTADTPVPDFTAKIGQDIKGMKIALPKEYLGKGVDPAVADKIKAAAKQFEDMGATVTEVSLPHTQYAVPSYYIIASSEASSNLQRFDGIRYGFRAKDVKNIEDVYVRSRSEGFGPEVKRRIMLGTFSLSAGFYDAYFKKAGQVRTLITRDFEDVFKDYDLIIGPTTPTVAFKIGEKVTDPVTMYMNDILTIPVNLAGLPAASVPAGFVDGMPVGLQLIGKHFDESTIFQVAAAFEAQNDYLAQIPGGK, from the coding sequence GTGGATTACTTTAAAACCAGTATCGATCAATTGCATGAGCAGTTACGCTCCGGCAAGGTGACCAGCAGTCAATTGGTTGACGAGACATTGGCCGGCATCAACCAGTTGGATGCTGAAGTAGATGCCTTCTTAGCGCTGAATGCTGATGGCGCCAAGGAAAAGGCTGCTGCAGTAGATGCAGCCGGTATTGCTGACGATCAACCACTAGCCGGTGTGCCAATTGCTATCAAAGACAACATTGTCACCAAAGGCGTTGTCACGACGGCAGCGTCCAAGATGCTTGCCAACTTCAATCCGATTTATGATGCGACCGTTATGCAAAAGCTTGATGCAGCCGGTGCGATCAATGTTGGTAAAACCAACATGGACGAATTCGCAATGGGCTCGTCAACAGAAAACTCCGCTTTTAAAACGACTAAAAATGCTTGGGATCACACGCGCGTTCCCGGTGGGTCGTCAGGCGGCTCCGCGGCAGCTGTCGCAGCTGGTGAAGTGATTGCCGCACTGGGCAGTGATACAGGCGGTTCCATTCGTCAGCCTGCTGCTTTTAACGGCATCGTCGGGGTCAAACCGACATACGGCCGCGTTTCTCGCTGGGGTTTGATTGCCTTTAGTTCCAGCCTTGATCAGATCGGAACGCTGACTCGACATGTTAAAGACGCTGCGCAGTTGCTGAATGTGATTGCTGGTCATGATGAACGTGATAGCACCACAGCGGACACACCCGTACCGGACTTTACCGCCAAAATCGGTCAGGATATCAAGGGGATGAAGATCGCTTTGCCAAAGGAATACTTAGGCAAAGGGGTTGACCCAGCGGTTGCGGACAAGATTAAAGCAGCTGCCAAGCAGTTCGAAGACATGGGCGCGACGGTGACAGAAGTGTCACTGCCACATACGCAATATGCGGTGCCATCTTACTACATCATCGCCAGCTCCGAAGCCAGCTCCAATCTGCAGCGCTTTGATGGCATTCGTTATGGTTTCCGCGCCAAGGATGTCAAAAATATTGAGGATGTTTATGTTCGTTCTCGATCCGAAGGTTTTGGCCCAGAAGTCAAGCGACGTATCATGCTGGGCACCTTCAGTTTGTCAGCCGGTTTTTATGATGCATACTTCAAAAAGGCAGGGCAGGTTCGAACTTTGATTACCCGTGACTTTGAAGATGTCTTCAAAGATTATGATCTGATTATTGGACCGACAACCCCAACCGTTGCGTTCAAAATTGGCGAAAAAGTCACCGATCCAGTTACCATGTACATGAACGACATTTTGACAATTCCGGTCAATCTTGCCGGCTTACCGGCGGCATCCGTGCCAGCTGGTTTCGTTGATGGCATGCCAGTCGGCTTACAGCTGATCGGCAAACATTTTGACGAAAGCACGATCTTCCAAGTTGCTGCGGCTTTTGAAGCACAAAACGACTACTTAGCACAGATCCCGGGGGGCAAGTAA